From one Streptomyces sp. N50 genomic stretch:
- a CDS encoding DNRLRE domain-containing protein produces the protein MTSRWPIRRRRISGRRVTAAAVVAAVAAAGLTYAGLNGSGDGDRPHTGAQARHSAPLSEAGAAAKAARTGKPVEVTGLRTVYETTWARPDGLLQRRIHSTPIRAKVGGTWRAIDTALTHTADGWSPRATNVRMTFSAGTRAGTRSSDERADRGAGVRRVPLLAQADATTSSALVTLSTGDHDIVLTWPGAIPTPVIDGSRALYPEILPGADLVLTADDGGFAQLLVVKTRQAAADPRVTQLSYGLSSPDLSFSLDPTTGIVSADDADGEEVAVSPTPLMWDNSGTPALTDGQAGSSASPTASESLSSDVTGAPDDSESPTDASPEPSDSVNDGDDADTDNEALPDATDEAPDPSATESEAAQPSVPAEASPDPTHSGAAATLDLASLAGPQPDSRGTVVETDLNGSTWTLTPDQDFLTDPDTVYPVFIDPSVSKHTNDWTTAYSRYPRANFYNGRNFNKGTHEARVGFESDTWGTGRSFFSIDWNPDLKGASVISAKLHALETYAWSCSARTMNVYLTGPISNKTNWKNAPKMTAGNKLASKSFAHGYKSGTCPDDYEAFDVKSAAQKAVAGGWDTLTIGMRAGDENSAYSWKKFQADGGNDPYVELVYNRPPGAPSHLDLDPDLSCDTSSPYINVGASSITFWANSSDKDSNLASVRFELWPTGGSGNLLGAKGKVSVGSQTDSARVHTDPFSTSGLKNGVKYSWRAKSVDKRGSSSAYTPKKTPCRFVFDSARPTPPVVTSTQFPDADAKDNGFGNDDEDSKWSTVKFGTAGSFTFKASQTDVVKYEYGFNTASYTGSSARTNGAATSTLTTWSSAKPPLAGPNVLYVRAVDDAGNVSDPRKYFFYVTPRDDADAPGDFTGDKLPDLMVVDANGNLRMYPGRATTDLSKGAGTLGYSMSGAYRENPAKDPNGGDDDVPLYVAPPSGYWKNTLIAHLGDVYGGDGLQDLIAVREGKLWVYPGDGYGAVDIGRRHEILLPAGAPDPSTITQIVSAGDATGDGKPDFFLTVGDALWTLIGYNGATVDEARQLSASAWTERDLVTVQDVSGDDVTDVVYRSDASGRLLLRKGIKDTATGGVDTGSLASAAASSGGTDTEYGASGWGSSSIRFLFGTPDANGDGIPDVWTLRVDGTVRFYAGSRTVLSGSGTEIVSSGWQNKLTIG, from the coding sequence ATGACGAGCAGATGGCCGATCAGACGTCGCCGCATATCCGGTCGCCGGGTCACCGCGGCGGCCGTCGTAGCCGCCGTCGCGGCCGCCGGTCTGACGTACGCGGGACTGAACGGCAGCGGCGACGGGGACCGGCCGCACACCGGGGCACAAGCCCGGCACAGCGCACCGCTGAGCGAGGCCGGGGCGGCGGCAAAGGCCGCGCGGACCGGAAAGCCGGTCGAGGTCACCGGGCTGCGCACGGTCTACGAGACCACGTGGGCGCGACCGGACGGACTGCTGCAACGCCGGATCCACTCGACACCGATCCGGGCCAAGGTCGGCGGGACGTGGCGGGCGATCGACACGGCCCTCACGCACACCGCGGACGGCTGGTCCCCCCGGGCGACGAACGTGCGGATGACCTTCTCGGCAGGTACCCGAGCCGGCACCCGGTCGAGCGACGAGCGGGCCGATCGCGGCGCGGGCGTACGCAGGGTGCCGTTGCTCGCTCAGGCGGACGCCACGACGTCCAGCGCGCTGGTGACACTCAGCACGGGTGACCACGACATCGTCCTGACCTGGCCCGGCGCCATCCCGACGCCCGTCATCGACGGCTCCCGCGCGCTCTATCCCGAGATCCTGCCCGGCGCGGACCTGGTGTTGACGGCGGACGACGGCGGCTTCGCGCAGTTGCTGGTGGTCAAGACCCGTCAGGCCGCCGCCGATCCTCGCGTGACGCAACTCTCGTACGGTCTGTCCTCCCCCGATCTGAGCTTCTCCCTGGACCCGACGACCGGCATCGTCAGCGCCGACGACGCGGACGGCGAGGAGGTCGCGGTCTCCCCCACTCCGTTGATGTGGGACAACTCCGGCACCCCGGCACTCACCGACGGCCAGGCAGGCAGCAGCGCATCGCCCACCGCATCCGAGAGCCTGTCCTCGGACGTCACCGGCGCACCGGACGACTCGGAGTCACCCACGGACGCCTCGCCCGAACCCAGTGACAGCGTCAACGACGGTGACGACGCGGACACCGACAACGAGGCATTGCCCGACGCGACCGACGAGGCCCCCGACCCATCGGCCACCGAGAGCGAAGCGGCCCAGCCCTCCGTACCGGCCGAGGCGTCCCCGGACCCCACTCACAGCGGCGCGGCGGCAACACTCGACCTGGCGTCGCTGGCGGGCCCGCAGCCCGACTCGCGGGGCACGGTCGTCGAGACCGACCTGAACGGCTCGACCTGGACCCTGACGCCGGACCAGGACTTCCTCACCGACCCTGACACCGTCTACCCGGTCTTCATCGACCCGTCGGTGAGCAAACACACCAACGACTGGACGACGGCGTACAGCCGCTACCCGAGGGCGAACTTCTACAACGGGCGGAACTTCAACAAGGGGACGCATGAGGCGCGCGTCGGCTTCGAGTCCGACACCTGGGGCACCGGCCGCTCGTTCTTCAGCATCGACTGGAACCCGGACCTGAAAGGCGCATCCGTCATCAGCGCCAAACTGCACGCCCTGGAGACCTACGCCTGGTCGTGCAGCGCCCGCACCATGAACGTGTATCTGACCGGGCCGATCAGCAACAAGACGAACTGGAAGAACGCCCCGAAGATGACAGCCGGCAACAAGCTCGCGAGCAAGAGCTTCGCGCACGGCTACAAGTCCGGAACCTGCCCGGACGACTACGAGGCCTTCGACGTCAAGTCCGCTGCGCAGAAGGCCGTCGCGGGCGGCTGGGACACCCTGACCATCGGCATGCGCGCCGGCGACGAGAACTCCGCGTACAGCTGGAAGAAGTTCCAGGCCGACGGCGGCAACGACCCGTACGTCGAACTGGTCTACAACCGCCCGCCCGGCGCGCCCTCACACCTGGACCTCGACCCCGACCTGTCCTGCGACACCAGCTCGCCCTACATCAATGTCGGCGCCTCCTCGATCACCTTCTGGGCGAACTCCAGCGACAAGGACTCCAACCTGGCCTCCGTGCGCTTCGAGTTGTGGCCGACCGGTGGCAGCGGCAATCTGCTCGGCGCCAAGGGCAAGGTTTCGGTGGGCAGTCAGACCGACTCTGCCCGGGTGCACACCGATCCGTTCTCCACCAGCGGGCTCAAGAACGGCGTCAAGTACTCGTGGCGGGCGAAATCCGTCGACAAGCGGGGCAGTTCCTCCGCGTACACGCCCAAGAAGACCCCGTGCCGCTTCGTCTTCGACAGCGCACGGCCCACTCCGCCCGTCGTCACTTCGACGCAGTTCCCCGACGCGGACGCGAAGGACAACGGCTTCGGGAACGACGACGAGGACTCCAAGTGGAGCACCGTCAAGTTCGGCACGGCGGGCTCCTTCACCTTCAAGGCCTCGCAGACCGATGTCGTGAAGTACGAGTACGGCTTCAACACGGCCAGTTACACCGGTTCCTCCGCCAGGACGAACGGCGCGGCCACCTCCACCCTGACCACCTGGTCCAGCGCCAAACCCCCGCTCGCGGGGCCCAATGTGCTGTACGTACGGGCCGTCGACGACGCGGGGAACGTGTCCGACCCACGGAAGTACTTCTTCTACGTCACCCCGCGCGACGACGCCGACGCACCCGGCGACTTCACCGGCGACAAGCTCCCCGACCTGATGGTCGTGGACGCGAACGGCAACCTGCGGATGTACCCGGGGCGCGCCACGACCGATCTGTCCAAGGGCGCCGGCACTCTCGGGTACTCGATGTCCGGCGCCTACCGCGAGAACCCTGCGAAGGACCCCAACGGCGGGGACGACGACGTGCCCCTGTACGTGGCACCGCCCTCGGGCTACTGGAAGAACACCCTGATCGCACACCTCGGCGACGTCTACGGCGGCGACGGCCTGCAGGACCTGATCGCGGTACGCGAGGGCAAGCTGTGGGTGTATCCGGGCGACGGCTACGGGGCGGTCGACATCGGCAGGCGCCACGAGATCCTGCTGCCGGCCGGTGCGCCGGATCCCTCCACGATCACCCAGATCGTCTCGGCCGGCGATGCCACGGGCGACGGCAAGCCCGACTTCTTCCTCACGGTCGGCGACGCGTTGTGGACGCTGATCGGGTACAACGGCGCCACCGTGGACGAGGCCAGGCAACTGTCCGCGTCGGCTTGGACGGAGCGTGACCTCGTCACCGTCCAGGATGTCTCCGGCGACGACGTCACCGACGTCGTCTACCGCTCGGACGCCAGCGGACGGCTGCTGTTGCGCAAGGGCATCAAGGACACCGCGACCGGCGGAGTCGACACCGGCTCCCTTGCCTCGGCGGCCGCCTCCTCCGGAGGCACGGACACCGAGTACGGCGCCTCCGGCTGGGGCAGCTCCAGCATCAGGTTCCTCTTCGGCACCCCGGACGCCAACGGGGACGGCATCCCCGACGTATGGACCCTGAGGGTGGACGGCACGGTGCGCTTCTACGCCGGCAGCCGCACAGTCCTGAGCGGCTCGGGTACGGAGATCGTCAGCAGCGGCTGGCAGAACAAGCTGACCATCGGCTGA